GAACGTTGCCGGCAATCCGGACTTCATCGTCAAAGTGCCCAACAGCGCGGATCACAAACCTCTCGCAGAGGGAGAGACCGTGCGGGTCGGCTGGAAAGCCGCCGATTGTCGAGCACTCGATCATTTGGCCATGTAACGGCCACCACAGTTGCAGGTTGCGGCCCCTCAATTGTCGCGACCGCAAAACCATCCAGCCGATACGACCAAAATCACGGCCGGATACAAACATGAGAGCTATCTCAAAGGGAGACTACCAGATGAAACTGACAAAACTTCTCGCAGGCACCGTGCTGTCCGCGTCTGTTGCGTTCGGCGCAACCGCTGCATTTGCAGACGGCCACTCCAAGCCCGTGACCGTGATGTCCTGGGGTGGTGCTTACACCAAGTCCCAGGTTGAGGCTTACCATAAGCCGTTTACTGAAAAGACCGGTGTCAAAATCAACTCCGTCGACTCCGACAACCCCGCCAAGCCCATCAAGGCACAGGTTGAAGCCGGTAACGTGACCGTCGATGTTGCAGACGTCGAATTCTCCGACGCCGTGCGCCTGTGCGACGAAGGCCTGCTGGAGCCCATCGATGCTTCCGCTCTGCCCGCAGCGCCCGATGGCACGCCAGCCTCCGACGACTTCATCGAAGGCGCTCTGACCGATTGCGCGGTTGCCAACATCGTGTGGTCGACCATCTATGCTTATGACTCGTCCAAGTTCTCGGGCGATAAGCCGACCACCATGGCCGACTTCTTCGACACCACGAAGTTCCCAGGAAAGCGCGGCCTGCGTAAGTCCGCAAAGGCTAACCTTGAAATGGCTCTGATGGCTGACGGCGTTGCTGCCGGTGATGTCTACAAGACGCTGGAAACCGATGAAGGCGTCGAGCGCGCCCTCGCCAAGCTGGACACGATCAAAGACTCCATCGTTTGGTGGGAAGCAGGCGCACAGCCGCCACAGCTGCTGGCCGATGGCGAAGTCGCCATGTCCACCGCCTATAACGGTCGTATCTTCAACGCAGCCGTTTCCGAAGGTAAGCCTTTCGAAATCGTCTGGGACGGTCAGATCCTCGACTTCGACCTGTTCGTGATCCCCAAAGGCGCACCGAACAAAGAAGGTGCTATGGAGTTCATCAAGTTCGCCACGGCAACCGAACAGCTGGCAGAGCAGGCCAAGTGGATCTCCTACGGTCCGGCCCGCAAATCTTCCGGCCCGCTCGTCGGCAAGTATCAGGACGGCAAAACGGACATGGGTCCGCAGATGCCAACCGCTGCTGCCAACATGGGCAACGCTCTCGTGAACTCCTTCGAGTTCTGGGCTGACCGCGACGCGGAACTGTCCGAGCGTTTCAACGCCTGGCTGAACAGCTAAGACGCTTCGGGCGATGATGATGAGCGCGCTTATCGTTCCGCCCGGCGCTATCGACTAAAAGAGCCGGGACATCCTGCGGGTGTCCCGGCTTTTTCATGGGGTCTTGTTTGAGCTTGACCCTTGCAGCTAGCCCGCAAATTGGGCCACGCTGCCAAACTTGAGAACATCGTCGGAGATGGCCGCCAACCGCGCCGCCGACATACCGATTTTTCCGCTTCGATG
This window of the Pseudomonadota bacterium genome carries:
- a CDS encoding ABC transporter substrate-binding protein, with product MKLTKLLAGTVLSASVAFGATAAFADGHSKPVTVMSWGGAYTKSQVEAYHKPFTEKTGVKINSVDSDNPAKPIKAQVEAGNVTVDVADVEFSDAVRLCDEGLLEPIDASALPAAPDGTPASDDFIEGALTDCAVANIVWSTIYAYDSSKFSGDKPTTMADFFDTTKFPGKRGLRKSAKANLEMALMADGVAAGDVYKTLETDEGVERALAKLDTIKDSIVWWEAGAQPPQLLADGEVAMSTAYNGRIFNAAVSEGKPFEIVWDGQILDFDLFVIPKGAPNKEGAMEFIKFATATEQLAEQAKWISYGPARKSSGPLVGKYQDGKTDMGPQMPTAAANMGNALVNSFEFWADRDAELSERFNAWLNS
- a CDS encoding TOBE domain-containing protein; protein product: NVAGNPDFIVKVPNSADHKPLAEGETVRVGWKAADCRALDHLAM